A stretch of the Chanos chanos chromosome 1, fChaCha1.1, whole genome shotgun sequence genome encodes the following:
- the inf2 gene encoding inverted formin-2 translates to MSVKSDGIQKKWAAIRGRLGSSQDADVSQEANLENADPELCIRLLQVPTVVNYSGLKRRLENSDQTWMVQFLELSGLDLLLEALDRLSGRGCSRIADALLQLTCVNCVRAVMNSSTGIHYIMENEGYVRKLSQALDTSNTMVKKQVFDLLAALSMFSSDGHRLALDALDHYKAMKMQQYRFSVIMNELQATDNVPYMVTLLSVINAIIFGTSDLRKRDKIRKEFIGLHVLDVLPTLR, encoded by the exons ATGTCAGTTAAATCAGATGGCATCCAGAAGAAGTGGGCAGCCATACGGGGTCGCCTTGGCTCCTCACAGGATGCAGACGTTTCGCAAGAGGCCAACCTGGAGAACGCTGACCCAGAGCTATGTATCAGGCTACTTCAGGTACCCACCGTAGTCAACTATTCAGGCCTGAAGAGGCGGCTGGAGAACAGCGATCAGACATGGATGGTACAGTTTCTAGAACTTTCTGGGCTGGATCTCCTCCTAGAGGCCTTGGACAGGCTGTCTGGACGGGGCTGCTCACGAATAGCGGATGCCCTGCTTCAGCTTACCTGTGTCAACTGTGTCCGTGCAGTCATGAACTCATCGACAGGGATCCACTACATCATGGAGAATGAGGGTTATGTTCGCAAACTCTCTCAAG CTTTGGATACTTCCAATACTATGGTAAAGAAGCAAGTGTTTGATCTACTGGCTGCTTTAAGCATGTTCTCCTCAGATGGACACAGATTAGCCCTGGATGCCTTGGATCACTATAAGGCAA TGAAAATGCAGCAGTACCGATTCAGTGTTATCATGAATGAGTTGCAAGCCACAGATAATGTACCCTATATGGTCACTCTTCTTAGTGTCATCAACGCCATCATTTTTGGCACCAGCGACCTTCGAAAGCGTGACAAAATTCGCAAGGAGTTCATAG GGCTTCATGTGCTTGATGTATTACCGACTTTGAGGTAA